A genomic region of Pyrus communis chromosome 14, drPyrComm1.1, whole genome shotgun sequence contains the following coding sequences:
- the LOC137714735 gene encoding probable LRR receptor-like serine/threonine-protein kinase At3g47570 has translation MLSMIHCLCYINMMIMANYLTTGASAISHTNFSTDQSALLTLKAHITSDPQNILTANWSSASNFDICNWVGVSCGAGHHRVTALNLSHMGLAGVIPPHLGNLSFLVELGLKNNSFHGPLPQELSRLRRLKVINFGNNSFMGTIPSWFGSFPKLQTIKLYGNGFSGFIPAAIFNLSGLEIINLSRNQLSGSIPREIGNLTMVKGIYLDDNKFEGSIPREIGNLTMVKVISLDDNKFEELPNEMSSLGQLEELYVQYNALKGSALVPVLNISSLTTLALYGNNMSGSLLDNICEHLPSVRRFNLGQNQFDGLIPSKLWQCKELRELHLGYNNFRGSIPKSLGNLTYLTEIYLDSNNLTGTIPDEISDLLQLEALSLGINNLSGVIPSKLFNLSMIRIISFPINQLSGSLPANIGLNVPNLEFLYVGRNNLVAGLLPNLSNASKLKKLDMSQNSFTGFLPSTLCSLKNLEFLNLQSNNLTIDASTPQAVNPLSCLFNLRNLTSLYLSNNPLNTTIPASGRNLSTSLLYVGLRNSNIRGNIPVDIGNLSSLILLNLGNNHLRGAIPSSIQRLQKLQGLYLFNNELRGHIPDELCQLDNLAELSLGGNRLSGSLPSCLGTLARALRGLFLGSNSLTSKVPSSLWELKYILHLNLSSNYLVGPLSEDIGKLKDVLNMDLSNNHFSGNIPSSIGGLQNMITLSLANNYLEGPIPSSFKTLVSLEFLDMSQNNLSGEIPKSLEALLYLKHLNLSFNKLHGEIPTGGPFGNFSADSFVSNAALCGASRLHVPLCKNRTKVKPNWRKAKYIISGVLSVILLATAALILILCKKRNVEVVRETASLHQVFWRRVSRLELVKATNGFHKSNLLGTGGFGSVYRGTLSDGIDIAVKVFNLQLEGAFKSFDKECEMLSNIRHRNLIKVISYCDELDFKALVLQLMPNGSLEQWLYSPKRSMNILQRLDIMKDVALALEYLHHGYSIPIVHCDVKPSNILLDDDMVAHVADFGVARLIGGGDSMTETMTLATVGYMAPEFGIEGSISTSGDVYSFGIVLMETFTKRKPTDEMFVGEMNLKQWIADSLFLDAAIDEVVDADILGTEEDGDFVSRRDCLSSAMRLALACTATLPRERINIKDAAITLTKIKTKYLKDCEGVNS, from the exons ctcataccaatttcagcaCAGATCAGTCTGCGCTTCTTACTCTCAAGGCTCACATCACTAGTGATCCTCAAAACATCTTGACCGCCAACTGGTCGTCTGCCTCCAATTTCGACATTTGCAACTGGGTTGGCGTTAGCTGTGGTGCAGGCCACCACAGAGTCACGGCGTTAAATCTCTCGCACATGGGTCTTGCCGGAGTTATTCCTCCGCATCTAGGCAACCTCTCATTTCTCGTTGAGTTGGGCCTTAAGAATAATAGCTTTCATGGTCCCCTACCGCAAGAACTATCTCGTTTGCGCCGGTTGAAGGTGATTAACTTTGGAAACAACAGCTTTATGGGAACCATTCCTTCGTGGTTTGGGTCCTTTCCTAAACTTCAAACCATCAAATTGTACGGTAATGGCTTCTCTGGTTTCATACCCGCTGCTATCTTCAACTTATCTGGACTCGAAATAATTAATCTGAGCAGGAACCAACTATCAG GTAGCATACCCAGAGAAATCGGCAACTTAACAATGGTGAAGGGCATATACCTTGACGACAACAAGTTCGAag GTAGCATACCCAGAGAAATAGGCAACTTAACAATGGTGAAGGTCATAAGCCTTGACGACAACAAGTTCGAAG AACTTCCAAACGAGATGAGCAGTTTAGGCCAGCTGGAGGAGTTGTATGTGCAGTACAATGCCCTAAAAGGCTCTGCTCTTGTGCCTGTCCTCAACATATCTTCTTTGACTACTTTGGCTCTATATGGAAACAACATGAGTGGCAGTCTTCTGGACAATATATGTGAGCATCTTCCGAGTGTTCGAAGATTTAATTTGGGTCAAAACCAGTTTGACGGTCTTATTCCCTCCAAACTGTGGCAATGCAAAGAGCTTCGTGAACTGCATTTAGGGTATAACAATTTCCGTGGAAGCATACCCAAAAGTCTTGGCAATTTGACCTACTTAACCGAGATTTATCTTGATAGCAATAATTTAACAG GTACAATACCGGATGAGATTAGTGATCTTCTACAGTTAGAGGCGTTGTCACTGGGTATTAATAATCTCAGTGGCGTCATCCCATCCAAACTCTTCAATCTCTCCATGATAAGAATAATATCGTTTCCTATTAATCAGCTCTCAGGTAGCCTCCCAGCCAACATCGGTCTTAACGTTCCAAACCTAGAATTCCTTTATGTAGGAAGAAATAACCTCGTGGCTGGACTACTCCCTAACCTCTCCAATGCTTCCAAGCTCAAGAAGCTAGACATGAGCCAAAACTCATTTACCGGGTTTCTTCCTAGCACGCTCTGTTCCTTGAAAAACCTCGAGTTCCTTAACTTGCAATCGAATAATTTGACAATTGATGCTTCTACTCCACAAGCAGTAAACCCTCTCTCTTGCTTGTTTAATCTTAGAAATTTGACATCATTGTACTTGTCAAATAATCCACTAAACACCACGATTCCAGCTTCTGGCAGGAATCTCTCTACGTCACTCCTATATGTTGGTTTAAGAAATTCCAACATCAGGGGTAACATTCCAGTTGATATTGGCAACTTGAGCAGCTTGATATTATTAAACCTGGGAAACAATCATTTGAGGGGAGCAATTCCAAGTTCAATACAAAGGCTACAAAAGCTCCAAGGTTTGTATTTGTTTAATAACGAACTACGAGGACATATCCCGGATGAACTCTGTCAACTAGACAACCTAGCCGAGTTAAGTTTGGGTGGTAATCGTCTATCTGGTTCTCTTCCTTCCTGCTTGGGTACTTTGGCAAGAGCTCTAAGAGGTCTATTTTTAGGGTCCAATTCGTTAACTTCTAAAGTACCATCTTCCTTGTGGGAACTCAAGTATATATTGCACCTAAACTTGTCATCTAATTATCTAGTTGGACCACTCTCGGAAGACATTGGAAAGTTGAAAGATGTGCTGAATATGGACTTGTCAAATAACCATTTCTCTGGAAACATTCCCAGTAGCATTGGTGGTCTTCAAAATATGATTACTCTGTCCTTGGCAAACAATTATTTAGAAGGCCCTATTCCCAGTTCATTTAAAACCTTGGTAAGCCTAGAATTCTTGGATATGTCCCAAAACAATCTATCTGGAGAGATCCCAAAGTCATTGGAAGCACTCTTGTATCTCAAGCATCTAAATTTGTCTTTCAACAAACTCCACGGTGAAATTCCAACCGGAGGGCCTTTTGGAAACTTCTCTGCTGATTCATTTGTATCAAACGCTGCGCTCTGCGGTGCTTCCCGACTCCATGTTCCACTATgcaaaaatagaacaaaagttAAGCCAAATTGGAGGAAAGCTAAATATATCATCTCAGGGGTCTTATCAGTAATACTCCTAGCGACCGCTGCATTGATCCTGATACTATGCAAGAAAAGGAATGTCGAAGTTGTTAGAGAAACTGCCTCACTACATCAAGTTTTTTGGAGAAGAGTCTCGCGCCTAGAACTTGTAAAGGCAACAAACGGATTTCATAAGAGTAACTTACTAGGCACGGGAGGTTTTGGCTCAGTATACAGAGGAACACTGTCAGACGGGATAGATATTGCCGTCAAGGTTTTCAATTTACAGCTAGAAGGAGCATTCAAGAGTTTTGATAAGGAATGTGAAATGCTAAGCAATATCCGTCATCGGAATCTTATTAAAGTCATAAGTTATTGCGATGAACTTGATTTCAAAGCCTTGGTACTTCAATTGATGCCTAACGGAAGCCTCGAACAGTGGTTGTATTCTCCGAAACGCTCCATGAATATCCTGCAGAGGTTGGACATAATGAAAGATGTTGCGTTGGCACTAGAATATCTTCATCATGGTTACTCGATACCTATTGTTCATTGTGATGTGAAACCAAGCAATATACTACTAGATGATGATATGGTTGCACATGTTGCTGATTTTGGCGTTGCAAGACTCATCGGCGGTGGAGATTCGATGACAGAAACCATGACCCTAGCCACAGTTGGATATATGGCTCCAG AGTTTGGGATCGAAGGAAGCATTTCAACGAGTGGGGATGTGTATAGTTTTGGCATTGTACTCATGGAGACATTCACAAAAAGGAAGCCAACGGATGAGATGTTTGTTGGGGAAATGAATTTAAAGCAATGGATTGCAGATTCATTATTTCTAGATGCTGCTATAGATGAAGTTGTGGATGCCGATATACTTGGGACAGAGGAAGATGGTGATTTCGTGAGCAGGAGGGATTGCTTATCATCTGCTATGAGATTAGCTTTAGCTTGCACTGCAACATTGCCGAGAGAGAGGATTAACATCAAAGATGCTGCAATCACACTCACCAAAATTAAGACTAAGTATTTGAAGGACTGTGAAGGAGTGAATTCTTAG